The nucleotide sequence TCGCGCGCCGTGATGAACATGCTCGGCGTGTTCCAGCCCGACTTCGGCTACCTGCTCGACGGCATGATCGTCGGCGAGGGCGAGTCGATCGACAGCGCCACGCTGATCCAGCCCAAGGCCGAGGGCGAGATCGCCTTCATCCTCAAGCGCGACCTGATGGGGCCGGGCATCGGCAATGCCGACGTGCTGGCCGCCACCGAATGCGTGATGCCCTGCTTCGAGATCGTCGACTCGCGCATCCGCGACTGGAAGATCAGGATCGCCGACACCGTGGCCGACAACGCCTCGTGCGGCGTGTTCGTGCTCGGCGACAGCGCGGTCGATCCGCGCCGCGTCGACCTCTCGACCTGCGGCATGGTGCTCGAGAAGAACGGCGAGATCATCGCCACCGGCGCGGGGGCCGCCGCGCTCGGCTCGCCGGTCAACGCGGTCGCGTGGCTGGCCAACACCCTCGGCGCGCTCGGCATCGGCCTCAAGGCCGGCGAGGTGATCCTCTCGGGCGCGCTCGCCGCCATGTTCCCGGCCCAGGCCGGCGACAACTTCCGCGTCTCCATCGGCGGCCTCGGCGGCTGCTCGGTGCGCTTCCATTGACGGAGAAAAACCCATGACGAACAAGATCAAGTGCGCGCTGATCGGCCCGGGCAACATCGGCACCGACCTGCTCGCGAAGCTGCAGCGCAGCCCGGTGCTCGAGCCCGTGTGGATGGTGGGCATCGACCCCGAGTCCGACGGTCTGAAGCGTGCCCGCGAGATGGGCCTGAAGACCACCGCCGAGGGCGTGGACGGCCTGCTGCAGCACGTGAAGGCCGACGGCGTGCGGATCGCCTTCGATGCCACCAGCGCCTACGTGCATGCCGAGAACAGCGCGAAGCTCAATGCGCTCGGCGTGCTGATGATCGACCTCACGCCCGCGGCCATCGGCCCGTTCTGCGTGCCGCCGGTCAATCTGCAGGCGCTGATGGCCGATGCCGGCGAACGGCCCGCCAACGTCAACATGGTCACCTGCGGCGGCCAGGCCACCATCCCGATGGTGGCGGCGGTGTCGCGCGTGCAGCCCGTGGCCTACGGCGAGATCGTGGCCACCGTGGCCAGCCACTCGGTCGGCCCGGGCACGCGCAAGAACATCGACGA is from Variovorax paradoxus and encodes:
- the dmpE gene encoding 2-oxopent-4-enoate hydratase; protein product: MDPTLIQQLGDELYEALRARGVVDPLTSRHEGITVADAYGVQQRMIARRLEAGERIVGKKIGVTSRAVMNMLGVFQPDFGYLLDGMIVGEGESIDSATLIQPKAEGEIAFILKRDLMGPGIGNADVLAATECVMPCFEIVDSRIRDWKIRIADTVADNASCGVFVLGDSAVDPRRVDLSTCGMVLEKNGEIIATGAGAAALGSPVNAVAWLANTLGALGIGLKAGEVILSGALAAMFPAQAGDNFRVSIGGLGGCSVRFH
- a CDS encoding acetaldehyde dehydrogenase (acetylating) — translated: MTNKIKCALIGPGNIGTDLLAKLQRSPVLEPVWMVGIDPESDGLKRAREMGLKTTAEGVDGLLQHVKADGVRIAFDATSAYVHAENSAKLNALGVLMIDLTPAAIGPFCVPPVNLQALMADAGERPANVNMVTCGGQATIPMVAAVSRVQPVAYGEIVATVASHSVGPGTRKNIDEFTRTTAGAVERVGGAAKGKAIIIVNPAEPPLIMRDTVHCLTEDTPDEARITASVHAMIAEVRRYVPGYKLVNGPVFDGKRVSIYLEVEGLGDYLPKYAGNLDIMTAAAARTAEMFAEAMLSGAPQPEAVAA